From the genome of Solanum pennellii chromosome 6, SPENNV200:
GAGAATAATCAGACTCATCCACTGTCTTGCTCCATCCGTAATTGTTCTTGAAATCAGGATTCCTGTTGTTGAGATTGTACGATGATGGAGCTTCATGATTCACTCTCTTGACAACATCTTTTCTGTGCAGTAAGGTACACAAGAATTTCCTCAATGACCATGTTGATTCTTCCTCTTTTGGGCTAACTTCTTCCTCTAAATTCACAATCCTCTTCAAGTGAGCTAATTTTTGGTGGGGTTCTTGGGAAACAAATTCAGTCCAAATGTTTGTGTGATGATGAGAATCAGATATATGCACAATTGGCCCCGAAGATTGTCTGGTCAGGAACGTTCTTACTTCTGCTGTTGAAACCTGCAGTTTTACATAATTTTGGTTCAGTTTTTCCTCACTGATAAATGTAGCATGAAAAATTAAGTTCCGTTGAATACTTACATTAAGAGCAGTTGATAATGTGGTATGATCGAATCCAGCAAGAATGGATGTAGGATGAGTTCCACCGCCAATGAAGAAAGACTGCGAAATGGGTTGAGTTACAATGTATTGAGAAGAAAATTTGCTGAAAAATTAGCTTAGGCATACCTGGAATGCATGCCATCCCATGGATTCTGAGGTAATACCAATACTACAAATTATGCGAAGTCTCTGGTTTTCATTTCTATTCTCCAAATAGAAAGCTGATCCAGCAGAAATCGTGTACACGTCTCCCTGCTTCAAACTCCTTTCTGCTAATTCATCCCTATGGATGTGTCCAACTCTTGCTTCCCCTGTATTTAATGACTCAATGATATACACTGACAATattaatgaattcttatacaTATCGAATGGAATGAAAATGAATTTTACCATGGTGAACAAAGAGGACAAGATCGGAATCGAGGTACTGAGGGATAAAGAGGCTATTGGGTTCCATGGAGATGAAACCAATATGCATTGGACTATGGAGATGCGAACCCCCACGATAGCCACCCTTCACCATTCTCATAGACCCTGCATCAGTTTTCACAACATTATGTAACTGACGCAGCAAAAACCATTTTTCTCCTTGTGTCCTTTGATCGTTTTCTTCCTCTTCATAAGCACCAACAAAGGACACTAATAGTACCAGCACTAGAAGCAACAGTATCCTTCTATCTCCCATTTCAACTCGCTACTGAAAGAATGCTTTAATTTGTAAGTTGTTTCTAATGATTACTTTTTGTTCACTTATGCAGAGTTTAGTGATTTATATAGAGGGAATGCTGAGATTTAAGAGGAATTGTTGTCAACCATGCAAGAATTTTAGGTTTTCTA
Proteins encoded in this window:
- the LOC107022655 gene encoding vicilin-like seed storage protein At2g28490, producing MGDRRILLLLVLVLLVSFVGAYEEEENDQRTQGEKWFLLRQLHNVVKTDAGSMRMVKGGYRGGSHLHSPMHIGFISMEPNSLFIPQYLDSDLVLFVHHGEARVGHIHRDELAERSLKQGDVYTISAGSAFYLENRNENQRLRIICSIGITSESMGWHAFQSFFIGGGTHPTSILAGFDHTTLSTALNVSTAEVRTFLTRQSSGPIVHISDSHHHTNIWTEFVSQEPHQKLAHLKRIVNLEEEVSPKEEESTWSLRKFLCTLLHRKDVVKRVNHEAPSSYNLNNRNPDFKNNYGWSKTVDESDYSPLQQSGNGVYLVNLSQGSMMAPHVNPRAIEYGVVLKGTGRIQIVYPNGTLAMNARVREGDVFWVPRYFPFCQIASSNGPLEFFGFTTSARRNHPQFLVGRNSLMQSLRGPEFAAAFGISEKRLNRIANAQREQVILPSSSSDSPMRMNIGSY